The genome window CGTCTGACGCTCGCCACCCGGAGGCTGTGAACCATGGAGGTCGTGCTCCGCGAGGTCCACGACGGCGACCTGCAGGTGTTCTAGCGGCAGATGAGCGATCCCGCGGCGGTCCGGATGGCCGCTTCGCCCCCGGGGACCCGGCCGACCCGGACGTCTTCGACGCCCACTGGAAGAAGATACGGTCCTCGTCCGACGTCCTCGCCCGCACGGTCCTGGCGGACGGCGACGTGGTGGGGAGCGCGGCTGGGGGTACCCCCTGCTCGAAGCAGCTTGGGGGAGTACGGGGAACCGGGCGAGCGCGACGTGACGTACTGGATCGACCGCGGGTACTGGGGGCGTGGCGTGGCGACGGCCGCGCTGCGGGCGCTGCCGGCTCAGGTGCCGGAACGCCCGCTGTACGCACGGGCGGCGGTGGGCAACGCGGGGTCGCTGCGCGTGCTGGAGAAGTGCGGGTTCCGTGAGAGCGCGCGAGCGAGGGGCTACGCGTGGGCGCGGGACGAGGAGATCGACGAGGTCGTGCTGACGCTGGACGCCTGAGCCGTTCATGAGCGCGGGATGAGAAATGGGGCGTTCGGGAACGATCCGGCCCGTCCCGTTCGTCTTCCTGGCGCGATGAACAAGACGATCAGGCGCGCCTCCGTCTTCGTGCTGGCACTGGTGTTCGCTCTGCTGGTCAGGGCCACCTGGGTGCAGTTCTACGACGGCAAGGCGCTCGCGGACGACAAGGACAACCGGCGAGGCGCGATCGAGACGTACTCGCAGCCGCTGGGGAACATCATCGTGGCCGGAAGGTCGGTCACCGGCTCGGCCCGGACGACCGGCGGCGACCTCGCGTACAAGCGCACCTACACCGACGGCAGGCTGTACGCCGCGGTGACGGGCTACGCCTCGCAGAGCTACGCGCCCACCCAACTCGAAGGCATCTACCAGGAGCTGCTCGACGGCACTGATCCCCGTCTGAAGACCGTCATGGACACGGTCACCAACCAGCGGGCCGAACCGGGCAACGTGGTGACGACCATCGACCCGGACGTGCAGAAGGCGGCGTACGACGCACTCGGCGACAAGAAGGGCGCCGCCGTCGCGATCGACCCGAAGACCGGCCGCATCCTCGCTGTCGTCTCGACCCCGTCCTACGACCCGTCGTCGCTGACCGACGCCAACACCGCCGGGGCCGCCTGGAAGCAGCTCAACGCCGATCCGGACAAGCCGCTCACCAACCGCGCGCTGCGCCAGCCCCTGCCGCCGGGATCGACGTTCAAGCTGGTGGTGGCGGCGGCCGCGCTGGAGGACGGGCTCTATTCGTCGGTGGACCAGAAGACGGTCAGCCCGAACCCGTACCGGCTGCCGCTGTCGACCGACGAGTTGTCCAACGAGAACCCCTCCGCGCCCTGCGAGAACGCCTCGATCCGGGTGGCCCTGGAATACTCGTGCAACAACGTCTTCGCGAAGATGGCCGTCGACCTCGGCCAGGACAAGGTGAAGGCGATGGCCGAGAAGTTCGGCTTCAACGACGACCAGCTGGACGTGCCGGTGCGGGCGTACCCGAGCGTGTACCCCTCGAAGATGGACCAGGCGCAGACGGCCCTGTCCGGTATCGGCCAGTTCGACGTGACCGCGACCCCGCTCCAGATGGCCATGGTGTCCGCCGCCCTGGCCAACGGCGGTGAGCTGGTCAGCCCGCACATGGTGTCGCAGATCACCGACAGCGGCGGCGATGTGCTGAAGAACTACGACAACGACACGTCCACGAAGCGGATCGTCAGCTCCTCGACCGCGGCCCAGCTGGAGTCCGCCATGCAGACGGTCGTCGAGAAGGGCACGGGTACCAACGCGCAGATCCCGGGCGTCACCGTGGGCGGCAAGACCGGTACCGCGCAGCACGGCGAGAACAACAGCCAGGTGCCGTACGCCTGGTTCACGGCGTACGGCAAGTCCGACGCGACGGGCAAGGAGGTCGCGGTCGCGGTGGTGGTCGAGCAGTCGGACGCGGCGCGTTCCGAGGTGAGCGGCAACGGACTGGCGGCGCCGGTGGCCAAGGCCATGATGCAGGCCGCGCTCAAGAGCTGAGCCGAGCGCCGTGAAGCCCCCGGCCGGTGCTGTCCCGGCCGGGGTCCGGCCCGCGGCCCAGTCACAGTCGCAGTCGCAGTCGCAGTCGAATGCGGCGTTCCGCGGGAACTACCGCACGCCGAGGATCTGCTCCACCGGATCGATCGCGAAGTACACCAGGAACAGCGCGGAGACGCCCCACAGCAGCCAGTTGACCTCCTTGGCCTTGCCGAGGACCGTCTTGATCACGACGTACGACAGGAATCCGGCACCGATGCCGTCGGTGATCGAGTACGTGAACGGCATCGCGGCGATGGTGAGGAACGCCGGGATGGCGATCTCGTACCGGTCCCAGTCGATGTGCTTGACGTGCGTCATCATCAGGAATCCGACCGCGATCAGGGCGGGCGCCGCCGCCTGGAGCGGCACGATGGTCAGCAGCGGCGTGAGGAACAGCGCGAGGCCGAAGAGGCCGCCGGTGACCAGGTTGGCGAACCCGGTGCGCGCGCCCTCGCCGACGCCGGCGGCGGACTCGATGTACGCGGTGTTGGAGGAGGCGGAGCCCACGCCGCCGGCGATCGCGGCGGCGCCGTCGATGAACAGCACCCGGCCGATGCCCGGCACCTGGCCCTGCTCGTCGAGCAGCCCGGCCTCCGCGCTGATGCCGACGATGGTGCCCATGGCGTCGAAGAAGTCCGACAGGATCAGCGTGAAGATCAGCAGGACGACGGTGATGGCGCTCGTTTCGCCGAAGGCGCCGAACAGGCTGAAGTGACCGACGAGCCCGAAGTCGGGGGCCGCCACGACCTTGTCGGGGAGCTTCGGGGTGGTCAGGCCCCAACTCTTGATGTCGGCGACGGCGTTGATGACGATCGCGACGACCGTCATGGTCACGATGCTGATCAGGATGGCGCCCTTCACCCTGCGGGCGAGCAGCGCGATGGTGAGCAGCACGCCGAGGCAGAAGACCAGGACGGGCCAGCCGGTCAGGTGCCCCACGGCGCCCAGTTGCACCGGCACGGTGGTGTTCGCGGCGTCCGGGATGCGGCTGACGAACCCGGCGTCGACGAAGCCGATGAACGCGATGAACAGACCGATGCCGACGCCGATGGCCTGCTTCAGCTGCTGCGGGATCGCATTCATGATCGCTTCGCGCAGTCCGGTGAGCACCAGGACGCAGATCAGGACGCCCTCGATGACGACGAGGCCCATGGCGTCGGCCCAGCTCATCAGGGGAGCGAGTTGGAAGGCGACGACAGCGTTGAGTCCGAGGCCGGCGGCGATGGCGAGCGGCAGATTGCCGCCGACACCCATGATGATCGTCATCACACAGGCCACCAGCGCGGTGGCCGTGACCAGTTGGCCGGTGTCCAGTTGGTGACCGAACTTGTCCTTGGCGCTACCCAGGATGATCGGATTCAGGACAAGGATGTAGGCCATCGTGAAGAACGTGGCGAGGCCGCCGCGTATCTCACGGCCGAAGGTGGTGCCCCCTTCGGAGATCCGGAAGAACCGGTCGAGGCCGTTGGCCGCCGGGGGCGCGGCACTTGACCGGCCGGCCACCTTCTGTGTGTCGGGCATGGCAGTACTCCTTGTTGCCTGTTGAACCGGTGCGGGATGCTGGCTGGATTGTTCCCGTGGTGAACCCGTTTCAGGTTTTCACCGTGTTACGGAATCGGAGAATTCGGCCCGCCATACGACGTTCGAAGCTCCGTACGAACGCTGCTACGCTTCCGGATCTCGTCCCGGACCGCGCTCCGGACGTCCACATGGCACTTACATCACATCCACAGGTGCCGGTAGAGGTGCCGGAGCCGCAGCGAGGAGAGGTCGGACGTGGGCACTGTCGTCGACGACGCCGCCTCCGTGGAGTTCCACGCCTTCTTCGAGCGGCACTACGCCGAACTCGCCCGGCTCGCCCACCTGCTGACCGGTGAGGCGGAGGCCGCGGACGATCTGGCGGCCGACGCGCTGCTCGCGCTGTGGCACCGCTGGGACCGGGTGCGCGCCGCCGACCACCCGGTGGCGTACGCGCGCGGGGTGGTCGCCAATCTGGCCCGCACCCGGATCCGCAGCGCGGTGCGCGAACGCCGCCGGATCGCCCTCTTCTGGTCGCAGCGCGAGGAGAAGACCGAGAACCCGGACGTCCCGGCGGTCGTGGACGTCCAGGAGGCCCTGCGCCGGCTGCCGTTCCGCAAACGGGCGTGCGTGGTGCTGAGGCACGCCTTCGACCTCTCCGAGAAGGACACGGCGCTCGCGCTCGGCATCTCGGTGGGTACGGTGAAGAGCCAGACGTCGAAGGGGATGGCCGAATTGCAGCGGCTCCTGGGCACCGTCGAGGCGCCTCGGCGCGTTCACGCCGCGGTGGTGCGCACTGGAGGGAGGGACCGATGACTACGCCGCGTGACGTGCACGACGAGCTGCGCGCCAGGCTGCACGCGGCGGCCGAGGCGCACGAGCCCGACCGCGCGCGCATCCTGGCCCGCGTCGAGCGCGGCATGGCCGCGCCGTTCCGTCCGAGCCGCCGGGCCACGCGTCCGCCGCTGTGGGGCTGGGTGCGGGTCATGGGCGCCACGGCCGGGGTCGCGGGCGTCCTCGCGCTGGGCGGCTACGCGGTCGCCTCGGCGGTGAAGGACGACACCCCCGCCCGGCAGACGGTCGCCGTCCCGCCCACGCCGACCCCGTCCCCGTCCGCGACGAGCCGCGCACCGGTGGGCCCGGCCGAGCCGACCCCGGGCAAGGGCGCGTCCCACGCCCCGGGCAAACAGAGCCCTTCGGCGTCGGCGTCCCCGAAGACCCCCGCGACCGCCACCACCCCGCCGGCCGCCTCCGGCGCCCAGGACGGTCCGCTGTGGTCGGACGGCTCGGTGGACCCGCACAGCAACGACTTCTGGGCACAGAGCAACCTGACCCTGAAGACCAGCGAGAAACTCACCTCGCTCACCGTCGAGCTGAAGGTCGCGCAGACCGGCGGGGTGTCCTCGACGGGCTCCTGGCGGTCGCTTCCGGAGCAGGACTTCACCTTCACGGTCGCCGAGAAGGACGGCTTCCTCGTCTACACCTGGGTGCTCGAACAGGGCCGTACGGTCCCGGCGGGCCAGTGGGTGTTCGCGGGGCAGTACGACCACGCCCGCGGCGGCCGGGACGCCAGGGGCGACAGCTACACGATGACGGCGACGGCGGGTGGGGAACACCTCGCGGTGAAGGGCGACTTCGCCGCGCAAGGCGACGGCGCGGGCGGCGACTCGTAACAAGCGCCGACCAGGAGCGCACGAGAACGCCCCCGCCGGTTCCGGTCGGCGAGGGCAGTAACTGGTCGCCGCCGCGGGCCAAGAGGGTTGCCGCACCGGGCCCGAAAGCGATCGAAATTTTCGGTCCCCCGCACCCCTCACGCACCGATTGACGTTCTGTCCCCCACTGGTGACACTCCGATGGCAGTGCAGCCAACAGAATCCATCAGACTCCCACAGGATGTGTCATGCGACCCCGCACCGCCCGCACGCTCCTGGTCCCCCTCCTCGCCCTCCTGCTGAGCCTGCTCGCCGCGCCGCCCAGCCCCGCACACTCCGGAGCACCGCCCGTGAACCACCCCGAGTACGCCGGCTACCTCTTCGCCTACTTCACCGGCGAGGGCACTGCCGACGGCGAGCAGATCCGCTACGCGCTCAGCCGTGGCAACGACCCGCTGCACTGGCGGGAGCTGAACGGCGGCAAGCCGGTGCTGACGTCCACGATCGGCGAGAAGGGCCTGCGCGACCCCTTCGTCATCCGCTCCCCCAAGGGTGACAAGTTCTACCTGATCGCCACCGACCTCAGGATGTACAAGAACAGCAGCGGCAGCTGGGACTACGTCCAGCGCCACGGCAGCAAGTCGATCATGATCTGGGAGTCCACCGACCTGGTCCACTGGACCGACCAGCGCCTGGTGAAGGTCGCGCCCGACAACGCGGGCAACACCTGGGCGCCGGAGGCCTACTGGGACGACTCGCTCGGCGAGTACGTGGTCTTCTGGGCCTCGAAGCTGTACGCCGACGACGACCCGGACCACACGGGCTCGACGTACAACAAGATGCTCTACGCGACGACGAAGGACTTCCGCACCTTCAGCGCGCCCAAGGTGTGGGACGACCCCGGCTACTCGGTGATCGACTCCACGGTGGTCAAGTACAAGGACACCTACTACCGCTACACCAAGGACGAGCGGGACCCGTCCTCCAGCTCCCCCTGCTCGAAGTTCATCACCGCGGAGAAGTCGGCGTCTCTGACCTCGACGAAGTACGACTTCGTCGCCGACTGCATCGGCAGCGGCGCGATGGACCGCGGCGAGGGCCCGACGGTGTTCAAGTCCAACACCGAGAAGAAGTGGTACCTGTTCATCGACGAGTACGGCGGCCGGGGCTACGTCCCGTTCGAGACGACCGACCTGGACTCGGGCAAGTGGACTCCGTCCACGAACTACCAGCTGCCGGCGAGCCCCCGTCACGGCACCGTGCTCCCGGTGACGCAGGCCGAGTACGACCGGCTGCTGGCCGCCTACCCGGCGACCGGCACGTCGGTGGTGGACGCGACGGCGCACGGCCAGAAGGGGTACGCGGTCGTCACCGAGGCGTCGAGCAAGGTGGTCCTGCCGATGGACCCGGACGCGGACCTGCGGCACCTGGCTCCCAGGCTGTGGCTGGGCGAGGGCGCGACCATCACCCCGCCCTCCGGTACCCGCCGTGACTTCCGCACCCCGCAGACGTACAGCGTCACGGCCGCCGACGGCACGAAGCGCACCTGGACGGTGGAGGCGGTGCCGACCCGCAGCCCGGTCCTGCCCGGCCTGAACGCCGACCCCGACGTCGCCTACCTGGAC of Streptomyces cynarae contains these proteins:
- a CDS encoding NCS2 family permease, whose protein sequence is MPDTQKVAGRSSAAPPAANGLDRFFRISEGGTTFGREIRGGLATFFTMAYILVLNPIILGSAKDKFGHQLDTGQLVTATALVACVMTIIMGVGGNLPLAIAAGLGLNAVVAFQLAPLMSWADAMGLVVIEGVLICVLVLTGLREAIMNAIPQQLKQAIGVGIGLFIAFIGFVDAGFVSRIPDAANTTVPVQLGAVGHLTGWPVLVFCLGVLLTIALLARRVKGAILISIVTMTVVAIVINAVADIKSWGLTTPKLPDKVVAAPDFGLVGHFSLFGAFGETSAITVVLLIFTLILSDFFDAMGTIVGISAEAGLLDEQGQVPGIGRVLFIDGAAAIAGGVGSASSNTAYIESAAGVGEGARTGFANLVTGGLFGLALFLTPLLTIVPLQAAAPALIAVGFLMMTHVKHIDWDRYEIAIPAFLTIAAMPFTYSITDGIGAGFLSYVVIKTVLGKAKEVNWLLWGVSALFLVYFAIDPVEQILGVR
- a CDS encoding SigE family RNA polymerase sigma factor; this translates as MGTVVDDAASVEFHAFFERHYAELARLAHLLTGEAEAADDLAADALLALWHRWDRVRAADHPVAYARGVVANLARTRIRSAVRERRRIALFWSQREEKTENPDVPAVVDVQEALRRLPFRKRACVVLRHAFDLSEKDTALALGISVGTVKSQTSKGMAELQRLLGTVEAPRRVHAAVVRTGGRDR
- a CDS encoding family 43 glycosylhydrolase translates to MRPRTARTLLVPLLALLLSLLAAPPSPAHSGAPPVNHPEYAGYLFAYFTGEGTADGEQIRYALSRGNDPLHWRELNGGKPVLTSTIGEKGLRDPFVIRSPKGDKFYLIATDLRMYKNSSGSWDYVQRHGSKSIMIWESTDLVHWTDQRLVKVAPDNAGNTWAPEAYWDDSLGEYVVFWASKLYADDDPDHTGSTYNKMLYATTKDFRTFSAPKVWDDPGYSVIDSTVVKYKDTYYRYTKDERDPSSSSPCSKFITAEKSASLTSTKYDFVADCIGSGAMDRGEGPTVFKSNTEKKWYLFIDEYGGRGYVPFETTDLDSGKWTPSTNYQLPASPRHGTVLPVTQAEYDRLLAAYPATGTSVVDATAHGQKGYAVVTEASSKVVLPMDPDADLRHLAPRLWLGEGATITPPSGTRRDFRTPQTYSVTAADGTKRTWTVEAVPTRSPVLPGLNADPDVAYLDGQYWIYPTSDGYNGWSGTSFKAYSSKDLVHWKDHGVILDLGPDVSWADKYAWAPTIAEKNGKYYFYFCAEQQIGVAVADSPAGPFKDALGKPLVAKGGSLKGQMIDPAVFTDDDGQSYLYWGNGHAYVVPLNADMTSYVASQVKDITTGDFREGSFVIKRNGTYYFMWSEDDTRSENYHVAYATGPSPLGPWTKRGTILSKRPEYGILGTGHHSVVNVPGTDDWYIVYHRFALNGPGKAGGDGMHRETTVDRMEFAADGTINPVVPTLQSVKPVRPS
- a CDS encoding peptidoglycan D,D-transpeptidase FtsI family protein produces the protein MNKTIRRASVFVLALVFALLVRATWVQFYDGKALADDKDNRRGAIETYSQPLGNIIVAGRSVTGSARTTGGDLAYKRTYTDGRLYAAVTGYASQSYAPTQLEGIYQELLDGTDPRLKTVMDTVTNQRAEPGNVVTTIDPDVQKAAYDALGDKKGAAVAIDPKTGRILAVVSTPSYDPSSLTDANTAGAAWKQLNADPDKPLTNRALRQPLPPGSTFKLVVAAAALEDGLYSSVDQKTVSPNPYRLPLSTDELSNENPSAPCENASIRVALEYSCNNVFAKMAVDLGQDKVKAMAEKFGFNDDQLDVPVRAYPSVYPSKMDQAQTALSGIGQFDVTATPLQMAMVSAALANGGELVSPHMVSQITDSGGDVLKNYDNDTSTKRIVSSSTAAQLESAMQTVVEKGTGTNAQIPGVTVGGKTGTAQHGENNSQVPYAWFTAYGKSDATGKEVAVAVVVEQSDAARSEVSGNGLAAPVAKAMMQAALKS